CTGGAGCGTCCTAGGCTCAGGCGGCGCAGGGCGCTCTCAGCCCAGGCACGGATCGGGGAGTCGTGGCGCTCGTGGCCATTGGAGAAGTAAAAGACAAGGCGGCGCTCCTGGCTGCCCTTACGCACCGTGAGCTGGCAGGCGCTCCCCCCTGCGATAGGCACTTTCTCCGAGCGCACAATCTGGTAGCCCGCGCCTTGGACACAGTAGTAGGGATCGTGGAGGGCATGGCGGTTCTGGGTGCCATCGATGACCGTCAGCATAAAGCCCTGGTGCTCCAGGGCCACCTCGCGGCGGAAGATGCGGGCCTCTCCAAAGACCTTGTGCTCCGCCTCGGTGACCTCGGCCTCTCGGGTGGCGAGCTCATGGGAAAACGCGGGCAGGCGCTCCAGGCGCTCGGAGGCATCGCGCAGCGGGACACGATCGAGGACAGCGCCTACGACAATCGTGGCGAGCAGGGCGCTCCAGAGCAGAGAGTTTTTTTTACTGTTATTATTGTTTTTCATGGCGGGTTCGATTCCAGGGAAGAAGACAGAGCACCAGAAGCACGCTGCGGAGCCCGAGGAGCAGCAGGGCGGGCAGGTGGAGGCGCATCCCGATCATGCTTGTCAGGGGCATCCAGAGCAGAGCGGCCAAGACATAGATAAGGGAGAAGGACCTGCGCCAGGCTGCCAGGCTCAGGGCGAGACCGCCAAAGCAGAGCGCATGGATATCGGTGAGGGTGCCCAGAGCGGTGAGGGCAAGCCCGGCGGTCACGAGGGAGGGCTGGGGGAGGCGTGTGGTGCGCAGCTCCCACAGGCTCGGGAGCGCCCAGAGCGTAAAGAGTAGCCCGCTCACCCGCTCCAGGGGCGCCGACTGCCAAGCGACAAGCAGCTCACGGGACTGCCACAGGCTCAGAAAGAAGAGGGCAAGCCCGACCGTTCGTAGGTTCATGCGCGTGGCTCCCGTCGCCGGGCAAAGAGCTTGAGGGTGAGGACAAACATCAGCACCAGCACGAGCAGGCCCCCGCTGGCGTGGACCGGCCCCCGCGCGACATCGGCACCAAAGGTGAGGGCGATCACACAGAGCATGAGGATTCGGGCGACATTGGCGAGCCAGGCGAGCGCCACCAAGGTGAGCAGGGCGGGCAAGGCATCTTGGAGCCGCTTAACACGCTCGTTGCGCACCGCCACCGCGAGGCCCGCCAGCAGAGCGGCTTGGAGCACATTGAGCCCTGAGCAGGCCGGATCGACCGAGACCTGGAGCCCCTGAATCGTCAGGTGCACCCCCTCCTGCGCCACCGAGAGCCCGAGGAGCGAGAAGAAATGCGCGGTCGCCCCCGCCCCCGTGAGCCGAAACCACCAGGTCAGCGGCTGGCCGTCGAGCACGAGCCACGGGTAGGCCAAGACGATCAAGGGTAGGAGCGCGCGGGCGCGGGTGAGGGTCTGTGGCTCCAGGCGTGTCCGCAGGTAGCTATCGGTGAGGAAGGCCATGCTCAGTGCCAGGAGCAGGTTGGCCTCCAGGCTGAGCCCGACCATAAAAAGTACCACAGCTCCCCCAACACCCGCTGGGGTGAGAGTGAGTGGGTCTTTGCGGAGGTGCCACGGCCCGCCCAGATAGACAAAGAGAGGAAAACCCGCCAGGATCGGGAGCGTGTCCGAGGACGAGCCCACCCAGCTACGGTCCCGGAGCCAGAGAAAGGCGCTCAGGAGGGCAAAGACCAGCAGAAAACCGCGGTCTCGCGTACTCAGTAGCTTCATGACCCACTCGCTTTGCGTGCCGCGGCGATCTGTGCTAGGTTCTCGCGCAGGGGCATGAGGTCCGGGGCGGTGGCTAGCATCTGGCGGGTCCAGCGCTCGGCCTCGTCCCAGCGCCGCGCGGCAAAGGCCTGCCGTGCCAGGAAGGTCTGTGCCTCTAGCGACTGGCTCGCGATCTGGCGGTAGAGCCTCTCGGCGGTGGCGGTGTCCTTACGGCCGAGGGCGATTCGTGCCAGGAGCTCCTTACCCGTGGGGCTCTCTCGGAGGTCCTGCCGCGCCTGGATGGTCTGCTCGGCGGTGGGGGCCTGTCCTTGCTCCAGCTCCGTGAGGGCCTTGAGGCAGGCGGCGCGGTAGCCCGCGGGCTCGGGGAGGGCGGCGAGCGGGGTGAGCGCGGCGAGGGCCTCGGACTGCTTCCCTACTTTGAACAGGAGCTCGGCCTGGGTGACGCGGAGCGCCGCCGATGGCCTTGACTGCGCGGTGACAAACTGTAGCGCTTGGTCGTTGCCGCGGTTTTCGCGCAGTGCCTGGGCCATGCCGTAGGCGTACCAGTCGGGGAACGACGAGAGATCTTGGTTCGCGGGAGCGAGCCGTAGCGCCGCCTCCCACCAGCCGCCGGCGAGGTAGGCCGCCGCGAGGGCGTGAGGGCGGTCTTTGAGCAGGCGCTCCAGGGCGGGGTCTGCCGACACTCCCGCATCCAAGGCGACAAAGTAGGGGTGGCGCTCCTGCTGTGCGGAGACAGTGGGCAGGGAGACACTCTGGCCCTGGCGGCGCAGGAGCTGGGCGAGGCCGCGCTCCAGGGCGGGGTTCCACGATGCCGCTCCCTTGAGCTTACCCAGCAGGGTCGCGGCCCGGCCCAGGGTACCGTCTTGGAGGCACTGGGTGAGCTCCAGGTAGATCACCTCGGGGTAGCGCTCGGCGTAGGCGGTCGCTTCGGGGAGGCCGTTGAAGCTATCGTGGTCGAAGAACTTGTTGGCGGGGACTGTCGCGAGGTGGTGGGCGAGCGCCTGCGCGGGGCCAGCCGGGTCGGGGAGCGGCGTGGACTTGGGGCTGGTTGGCGCGGCGGGGAGAGCCATCTTGTGCCAGAACAGCGAGCGTACCCGCAGAAAGTCCGCCGGGCTGCTCCATTGGCCTTCGTCCCAGGTGGCCAGCGCCTGCGTGTACTCCCCGCGCCGGCGGTAGAACTCCCCGAGCAGGTCGCAGTGGATGGGGCTCCGCGGCGCGGCGAGGTGGGCCGCGACATACTCCACCCGCGCCTCTCCCACCCGGCCCGCGGCTTCGAGGAGCTGGCCCCGGAAGGAGCGGACATCGGGGTCTTTGGGGGCGCAGGCCATGGCTTTTTCAAGGTGTGCCCAGGCCTCTTGGCGCCCCTCGGGGGTACTGACCTTGCAGAGCAGGGCCAGCCGTAGCAGGCGCCCGGCGTCGTCGGGGCCGTCGAAGTGGCTCGTGGTCAGGAGCTTCTTGGCCTCGGCGGGCTTGTGCTGGGCGAGCAGGCCATCGGCGCGCAGGCAGAGCCACCAGGCGGGGTGTTTTGCCTTGGGCTTCCACGCGGCGATCAGGCGCTCCGCCGCCGCGGTGTCCTTGGACTGGAGCAGGCCTCGCGCCGCCAGCGCCGCGGCCTGCTCATCACCGCTCACCGACTCGGGGTTCAGCCGCCAGAGTGCCGCCAGGCGTGCGGTGTCTCCAAGGGCGACCAGGCCGGCCCTCTCCAGCTCCTTGCTCTTCTCCGACAAGCCGGACTGGCGCAGGACACCCAGCGCCTCCACGGCTCGTCCGCGCTCAATGAGCTTCTTGGCGGTCTGGGTATGGCGCTGGTCTTGCCGGTTGATCACAAGCTCACGCCAGGCGAAGAGCCCCCCCGCGAGCACGGCGAGCCCTCCTGCGAGGAGGATGAGCTTGTGCTTATGCATCTTAAGCCGCTACCTTTCGTCGCTGCCGAGCCAGTGCCAGCCCGATAAAGCCCAGCAGGATCAGGCCGGTTGTCGGCTCTGGGCTGGAGAGGTGGTCGATATTGGCGCGGCCCACATCGAGGGTGAAGAGAATATCGTTGTAGTCCCGGTCGCCGCCGCCGTAGAGGTCCTCAAAGCCAATCAGCAGGTAGGGAGTGCCCGGGAGCGTAAAGGCGACCGCATGGACAAGGTTATCGGGGTTGATGTGGTTGGTTGAGTATTTATTGGTTCCCCCATTGGCCCCGTTGGCGATCAGGAAGAAGTTGAGCTGGGTGTTGGCACTGAAGTTCCCCATGTTCACAAAGTCGCCGGACTTCATGGGCTCCGATGTCGTTCGGGTAGTCCCACCGCGCTCCGACGCATCCGGGAAGATCAGCTTGGGGTCGCTGCCAAACGTGGAGGTCGAGCCTCCCTGCGAGTTGAAGCCCAGCGTGTTGTGGTAGCCTGCGCCCTCGCCCACAAAGTAGGCACGTACATCGGCGGCGGTATTGAGCTTGATCTTGGAGGGATCGATCCGGTGGAGCTGGACATCGGAGTTGCTCATCGGGGTGCCTTCGCGCAAGTTCGTGTTGGCGAAGTTCTTGAGGGTCTTGAGCTCGTTGTTCTTAAAAGAGGCCGATGCGGAGTCCGAGCCTGCTACCTTGACATGATCGACAATGTTCAGTCCAAAGGGGCGTACAGAGGACTCCACAGACGCTGTCGTTCCTCCCGTAAGGCTAAAGCCTCCCTGAGCTTGTGCGGCACCGGCAAGCAAGACGAAAGACGTGACGAGTAAGACTTTTTTCTTCATGATGGCCCAAGTGTGGCGATGCGGACATAAAAGATGCATTAATAGATCGTTTCCATGAAATGCAAGATCTCTTAACGTATTAAGATATCTCTGCCCTATGTTTAATTTTTAAACCGGTATTAGTATCGGCTCTTGTTAATGGAATTTTTATGGTGGTCCTAGATAATTGGGGCTATGAAACTTGGAAATCACTTTCTGCTTGGCCTTGGGGCAACACTGGTGGTTGTCTCTCTGGGGACTGCTGCTTGGGCAGGGCCATCGGTGCCGAGAGGGGCCTATATCACGCGGCCCGTGGTGAGTGGCCAGGATCTTACGAAGCTGGTGCGGACATCGCCGTTGGTGCGCCAGCGCTATGAGAAGGCATGGGGGCTCTCGACAGTGGAGACTCTCAAGCGCTTTGCGGGGATTCGTCTGGGGAAGCTGCCACAGACCGCGATGCTGAATGTCTACTACTTCCGGCCCACGACAGGGAGCTGGGGCTACAAGCTCCGGCGGGTGAAGCAGGGGACTCCCGTCTTTCTGCGTACGGATGGGACGCCCGTGATGATGAAGATCTGCGGCAACCCGATCGCCAAGCCGGCCAAGCCGGTTTCCCCACAGGATCAGGCCAAGGTCCCTGATTTCACTCCCGAGGAGAGTATCGAGACCCTGCACACCGACACCCCGCCGCCGGCTGACCCGGCTCCCTTTCCTCCAGACCAGCGCTCGGTGGCGCTGCAAGAGTCTGGGGCTCCCCTCCCCGCCGAGCCCACAAGCCCACCTGAGACGACGTTCCTGACCGAGACCCCTGAGGCTGCGACAGACCCGGGGGCG
This genomic interval from Armatimonas rosea contains the following:
- a CDS encoding archaeosortase/exosortase family protein produces the protein MKLLSTRDRGFLLVFALLSAFLWLRDRSWVGSSSDTLPILAGFPLFVYLGGPWHLRKDPLTLTPAGVGGAVVLFMVGLSLEANLLLALSMAFLTDSYLRTRLEPQTLTRARALLPLIVLAYPWLVLDGQPLTWWFRLTGAGATAHFFSLLGLSVAQEGVHLTIQGLQVSVDPACSGLNVLQAALLAGLAVAVRNERVKRLQDALPALLTLVALAWLANVARILMLCVIALTFGADVARGPVHASGGLLVLVLMFVLTLKLFARRREPRA
- a CDS encoding tetratricopeptide repeat protein encodes the protein MHKHKLILLAGGLAVLAGGLFAWRELVINRQDQRHTQTAKKLIERGRAVEALGVLRQSGLSEKSKELERAGLVALGDTARLAALWRLNPESVSGDEQAAALAARGLLQSKDTAAAERLIAAWKPKAKHPAWWLCLRADGLLAQHKPAEAKKLLTTSHFDGPDDAGRLLRLALLCKVSTPEGRQEAWAHLEKAMACAPKDPDVRSFRGQLLEAAGRVGEARVEYVAAHLAAPRSPIHCDLLGEFYRRRGEYTQALATWDEGQWSSPADFLRVRSLFWHKMALPAAPTSPKSTPLPDPAGPAQALAHHLATVPANKFFDHDSFNGLPEATAYAERYPEVIYLELTQCLQDGTLGRAATLLGKLKGAASWNPALERGLAQLLRRQGQSVSLPTVSAQQERHPYFVALDAGVSADPALERLLKDRPHALAAAYLAGGWWEAALRLAPANQDLSSFPDWYAYGMAQALRENRGNDQALQFVTAQSRPSAALRVTQAELLFKVGKQSEALAALTPLAALPEPAGYRAACLKALTELEQGQAPTAEQTIQARQDLRESPTGKELLARIALGRKDTATAERLYRQIASQSLEAQTFLARQAFAARRWDEAERWTRQMLATAPDLMPLRENLAQIAAARKASGS
- a CDS encoding exosortase-associated EpsI family protein, which encodes MKNNNNSKKNSLLWSALLATIVVGAVLDRVPLRDASERLERLPAFSHELATREAEVTEAEHKVFGEARIFRREVALEHQGFMLTVIDGTQNRHALHDPYYCVQGAGYQIVRSEKVPIAGGSACQLTVRKGSQERRLVFYFSNGHERHDSPIRAWAESALRRLSLGRSSEAQVLVLIEPLTEGAQVNTLLSGFPHLTEL
- a CDS encoding DUF4114 domain-containing protein, whose product is MKKKVLLVTSFVLLAGAAQAQGGFSLTGGTTASVESSVRPFGLNIVDHVKVAGSDSASASFKNNELKTLKNFANTNLREGTPMSNSDVQLHRIDPSKIKLNTAADVRAYFVGEGAGYHNTLGFNSQGGSTSTFGSDPKLIFPDASERGGTTRTTSEPMKSGDFVNMGNFSANTQLNFFLIANGANGGTNKYSTNHINPDNLVHAVAFTLPGTPYLLIGFEDLYGGGDRDYNDILFTLDVGRANIDHLSSPEPTTGLILLGFIGLALARQRRKVAA